One Paracoccus aminophilus JCM 7686 genomic window carries:
- a CDS encoding Fic family protein, with translation MRWNWTQKDWPRFRYDDEAVKPLEEKFLISSGEIVGAVRHVTGDDRDRLRIELLSEEAMRTSAIEGEVLDRSSVQSSLRRQFGLAINGTLVKAREEGIAEMMVDVYSRYAEPLDHDTLCRWHGMLLSHDRHLEIVGAFRKHSDAMQIVSGRIDRQRVHFEAPPSAQVPAEMDRFVAWFNASAPEGAAPVAALTRAALGHLWFESIHPFEDGNGRLGRALAEKSLAQNIGQPSLIALAYTIERDRRAYYEQLETHQKTLDVTPWLLWFGETVLKAQQATLERVAFFISKARFYDRLRGRLNVRQAKVAERMFREGPEGFRGGLSAENYISITGTSRATATRDLQDLVEMGALTRTGERRHTRYWLLNA, from the coding sequence ATGCGCTGGAACTGGACCCAGAAAGACTGGCCGCGTTTTCGATATGACGACGAGGCAGTCAAGCCTCTTGAGGAGAAGTTCCTGATCTCGTCTGGCGAGATCGTCGGCGCTGTTCGCCATGTCACGGGCGATGATCGGGATCGCCTGCGGATCGAGCTTCTGAGCGAAGAGGCTATGCGGACAAGCGCGATCGAGGGCGAGGTCTTGGACCGTTCAAGCGTCCAATCCTCGCTGCGGCGCCAGTTCGGGCTGGCGATCAATGGCACGCTTGTGAAGGCACGTGAAGAGGGCATCGCCGAGATGATGGTCGATGTCTACTCGCGCTATGCCGAACCGTTGGATCACGACACGCTTTGCCGCTGGCATGGGATGCTCTTGTCCCATGACCGACACCTTGAAATCGTCGGAGCCTTTCGCAAACACAGCGACGCGATGCAGATCGTGTCCGGCCGTATCGACCGGCAGCGCGTGCATTTTGAGGCACCGCCATCCGCTCAGGTGCCTGCCGAGATGGACAGGTTCGTTGCCTGGTTCAACGCATCCGCTCCAGAAGGAGCGGCACCTGTCGCGGCGCTGACCCGGGCTGCACTTGGGCATCTGTGGTTCGAAAGCATTCACCCCTTTGAGGATGGCAACGGTCGTCTTGGCCGCGCTCTGGCGGAGAAGTCGCTGGCTCAGAACATCGGTCAGCCCAGCCTGATCGCGCTCGCCTATACGATCGAACGCGATCGAAGGGCCTATTACGAGCAGCTTGAAACCCATCAGAAGACTTTGGACGTGACGCCATGGCTTCTCTGGTTCGGCGAGACAGTCCTCAAGGCGCAGCAAGCAACGCTGGAGCGTGTCGCGTTTTTCATTTCCAAGGCAAGATTCTATGACCGGCTGCGGGGCAGGTTGAACGTGCGGCAGGCGAAAGTGGCCGAGCGCATGTTCCGTGAAGGGCCGGAAGGTTTCCGAGGGGGGCTCAGTGCCGAGAACTATATCTCCATCACTGGCACGTCACGGGCGACAGCGACTCGAGATCTTCAGGACCTCGTGGAGATGGGTGCCCTGACGCGAACAGGCGAGCGGCGTCATACCCGGTATTGGTTGCTGAACGCCTGA
- a CDS encoding IS5-like element ISPam2 family transposase: MTRPDPARYRTNNWKSYNEALKRRGSLLIWLDKDMTWLAPKAGGNGRPPVFSDASVQFCLMVKVLFGLPLRQTTGMVASILSMAGLDWPVPDFSTLSRRQKRITVQISNRRASGPLNLLVDSTGIKFLGDGEWLARKHGTQRRRQYRKVHLAMDTATGDIRAVEFTSSDKGDSPVLPHLLDQIPADEQIGTVTGDGAFDTRRCHSAILERGGTAIIPIRKNGRRWRENCPAARARNEILKATQRLGRAVWKRWSGYHARSRIEAKMRCLKSFGERIASRDPDRQTAEVQIRVALMNRFNALGTAEIERVA; encoded by the coding sequence ATGACGAGACCTGATCCTGCCCGCTATCGGACGAATAACTGGAAGAGTTACAACGAGGCCCTGAAGCGGCGCGGTTCCCTGCTGATCTGGTTGGACAAAGACATGACGTGGCTTGCGCCGAAGGCCGGTGGCAATGGCCGACCGCCGGTGTTCAGCGATGCATCTGTCCAGTTTTGTTTGATGGTGAAGGTTCTGTTCGGGCTCCCACTTCGCCAGACGACCGGGATGGTGGCAAGCATTCTGTCGATGGCCGGTCTGGACTGGCCGGTGCCTGACTTTTCGACCCTGAGCCGTCGGCAGAAGCGCATCACGGTGCAAATATCGAACCGCCGTGCGTCCGGTCCGCTCAACCTGCTTGTTGACAGCACCGGAATAAAGTTCCTCGGGGATGGGGAGTGGCTTGCGCGTAAGCACGGCACGCAGCGTCGGCGCCAATATCGCAAGGTTCATTTGGCGATGGATACGGCCACCGGCGACATCCGTGCAGTAGAGTTCACCTCGAGCGACAAGGGCGACAGCCCCGTTCTGCCCCACCTGCTGGACCAGATCCCTGCCGATGAACAGATCGGCACCGTGACCGGCGATGGCGCTTTTGACACAAGGCGATGCCATAGCGCGATCCTCGAGCGCGGTGGAACGGCGATCATACCCATCCGCAAGAACGGGCGGCGATGGCGGGAGAACTGTCCCGCCGCCAGGGCCCGCAACGAGATCCTCAAGGCGACACAACGCCTGGGGCGGGCAGTCTGGAAACGCTGGTCAGGATATCACGCCCGAAGCCGGATCGAGGCCAAGATGAGGTGTCTCAAGTCGTTCGGGGAACGCATTGCATCACGCGACCCGGATCGCCAAACCGCCGAGGTCCAGATCCGCGTAGCACTCATGAACCGCTTCAATGCACTCGGCACTGCCGAGATTGAACGCGTGGCCTGA
- a CDS encoding C-terminal helicase domain-containing protein, translating to MELAGREGLKPHRHRTDTLRAGAADKKAKSCGKESEQFLAAAKAVQLLPGPATADAFRIAAEEFQKQLSPWVLRRRKAVAGNDSVLERFIRDHGPDYRDRSQRITAEVAGKEWSVAMMAVEALSLMPATGLAPQKRLRLALARGFSLASAFNAAEKPEKGDWRDSDEQTLSAPGRDPVINQQEKRRRERAGFWLDRLKPAAANPYAHPALLAAVRAIEEITTHAEAPEKVLVFGIFTQAMRRLTDLLNAREMIRRLMVFSCNPDAPFKTWHWPGETIPVDAHFREALAAALQMADMRNLVGNHDIATLSGLMQRQYDKYRSQRARALDEVRSYVTETLGPQIGLAAQDEKLVLQLTQALIEIMDDQQSRQGRSDPAEAWEEFQKENLPRYEEDEDGTADSVKDLSSEIRLALSDFDGRSGFFARRLAGGMGPAAKQHLQTAFNRRASWPMVLVAQSSVGREGLNLHKSCRTVVLFQPEWNPGVVEQQIGRVDRIGSLWEEMVSQHRGNTEPPKIRILPVELPGSYDEHNWEVLNERWDSYRAQMNGEVFASAKSRSQPSSEVVAVVRNATPDFSPLPGAPET from the coding sequence GTGGAACTGGCAGGCCGAGAAGGCCTGAAACCGCACCGACACCGGACGGATACTCTGCGCGCGGGGGCAGCTGACAAGAAAGCAAAGTCCTGTGGCAAGGAATCAGAGCAGTTCCTGGCGGCGGCAAAGGCCGTCCAGCTTTTGCCCGGCCCGGCAACCGCAGATGCATTCAGGATCGCTGCAGAGGAATTCCAGAAGCAGCTTTCGCCTTGGGTGCTACGCCGTCGCAAGGCTGTTGCCGGCAATGACAGCGTCCTTGAACGCTTTATCCGCGACCATGGGCCGGATTACCGGGACCGCAGTCAAAGGATCACCGCCGAGGTGGCTGGCAAGGAGTGGTCAGTTGCCATGATGGCCGTCGAAGCCCTGTCTCTCATGCCCGCAACCGGGCTCGCGCCGCAGAAGCGTTTGCGGCTCGCGCTCGCGCGTGGATTTTCGCTCGCATCCGCGTTTAATGCGGCGGAGAAGCCGGAGAAAGGCGATTGGCGGGACAGCGACGAACAAACACTGTCTGCCCCCGGCCGTGACCCGGTCATCAACCAGCAGGAAAAACGGCGGCGCGAACGGGCCGGGTTCTGGCTCGACAGACTGAAACCGGCAGCTGCCAATCCTTACGCGCATCCTGCACTGCTTGCCGCCGTCAGGGCGATCGAAGAGATCACGACACATGCGGAGGCCCCGGAAAAGGTTCTGGTTTTCGGCATTTTCACGCAGGCAATGCGCCGCCTGACGGATCTGTTGAACGCCCGGGAAATGATCCGGCGCCTGATGGTCTTTTCGTGCAACCCGGATGCCCCGTTCAAAACCTGGCACTGGCCCGGAGAAACCATCCCCGTGGATGCCCATTTCCGCGAGGCGCTGGCGGCAGCCCTTCAAATGGCCGATATGCGTAACCTTGTGGGCAATCACGATATTGCCACGCTGTCGGGCCTGATGCAGCGACAATACGACAAATACCGCTCGCAGCGCGCAAGAGCCCTCGACGAGGTGAGATCTTATGTCACCGAAACGCTCGGGCCACAGATAGGGTTGGCCGCGCAAGACGAAAAGCTCGTCCTGCAGCTGACACAGGCGCTGATCGAAATCATGGATGATCAGCAAAGCCGACAGGGGCGCTCGGACCCTGCCGAGGCCTGGGAGGAGTTTCAAAAGGAAAACCTGCCCCGCTACGAAGAGGACGAAGACGGAACCGCGGATTCAGTAAAGGATCTGTCGTCAGAGATCAGGCTGGCTTTGAGTGATTTCGATGGTCGCAGCGGATTTTTTGCCCGTCGGCTGGCTGGCGGTATGGGGCCCGCAGCAAAGCAACACCTGCAAACGGCATTCAACCGGCGTGCAAGCTGGCCTATGGTTCTCGTCGCGCAATCCAGTGTTGGCCGTGAGGGCCTGAACCTTCACAAATCCTGCCGCACCGTGGTGCTGTTCCAGCCGGAATGGAACCCGGGCGTCGTCGAGCAGCAGATCGGGCGGGTCGACCGGATCGGCTCGCTCTGGGAAGAGATGGTCTCGCAGCACCGGGGCAACACTGAACCGCCGAAGATCCGGATCTTGCCCGTCGAACTCCCCGGCTCTTACGACGAGCATAATTGGGAGGTTCTAAACGAGAGATGGGACAGCTATCGCGCCCAGATGAACGGCGAAGTCTTCGCTTCGGCAAAGTCCAGGAGCCAGCCGTCAAGCGAAGTGGTGGCAGTCGTTCGCAACGCAACTCCCGACTTCTCTCCGCTGCCCGGCGCTCCAGAAACATGA
- a CDS encoding DeoR/GlpR family DNA-binding transcription regulator, whose translation MIPSVRQNQILELARAEGRVLVEDLAHRFEVTLQTIRRDLGELAEAGLLERVHGGAVPRTGMVNLGYEARRKMNSEAKAAIATACAAAIPENSSLILNLGTTTEAVARALIHHQNITVITNNMNVANILADNPGCEIMVAGGALRRSDGGLVGELATQFIEQFKVDYAVIGTSAMDLDGDLLDYDLAEVRVSRAILKQARQAFLVTDYSKLGRSAPARIASLAEIDILFCDHALPEPLSERCAEWRTSVRICDHG comes from the coding sequence ATGATCCCCAGCGTCCGCCAGAACCAGATTCTCGAACTTGCCCGTGCCGAAGGCAGGGTTCTTGTCGAAGACCTCGCCCACCGATTCGAGGTGACATTGCAGACCATCCGCCGTGATCTCGGCGAATTGGCTGAGGCCGGCCTGCTTGAACGCGTGCATGGTGGTGCTGTGCCCCGGACCGGCATGGTCAATCTGGGCTATGAGGCGCGAAGGAAGATGAATTCCGAGGCAAAGGCAGCAATCGCCACCGCCTGTGCCGCAGCGATACCTGAGAATTCCAGCCTGATCCTGAATCTCGGCACGACGACCGAGGCCGTGGCGCGCGCGCTGATTCATCACCAGAACATCACGGTGATTACGAACAACATGAATGTTGCCAATATTCTTGCGGACAATCCGGGCTGTGAGATCATGGTAGCCGGCGGAGCTCTGCGACGCTCGGATGGCGGGCTGGTGGGAGAGTTGGCCACCCAGTTCATTGAGCAATTCAAGGTCGATTACGCGGTGATCGGCACGTCTGCGATGGACCTGGACGGTGATCTTCTTGACTATGATCTGGCCGAGGTCAGGGTAAGCCGTGCCATTCTGAAACAGGCAAGACAGGCTTTTCTGGTGACCGATTACAGCAAGCTTGGCCGCTCCGCACCGGCGCGAATCGCCAGCCTGGCGGAGATCGACATATTGTTCTGCGATCATGCGCTGCCCGAGCCGCTGAGCGAGCGTTGTGCAGAGTGGAGAACCAGTGTTCGAATCTGCGATCACGGCTAG
- the glpD gene encoding glycerol-3-phosphate dehydrogenase, which translates to MASTESDMADLFVIGGGINGCGISRDAAGRGLSVILAEQGDLAQATSSASTKMFHGGLRYLEYFEFHLVREALKERETLLAAMPHISWPMRFVLPYSPGMRFESETPTSRLLGVVMPWMKGRRPAWLIRLGLFLYDTLGGRKILPGTSKLDLNTDPAGRWLKPGFGLAWEYSDCWVQDSRLVVLNARDAEARGATILTRTRVVSATRNGRYWDIVTEGEGGRKTWRARGLVNAGGPWVEDIIRNVACVPSTEGVRLVRGSHIVTRRLYDHDRCYFFQGSDGRIIFAIPYEDDFTLIGTTDKDHQGSPLDARCTDEERDYLCAFASQYFAKPVTAEDVVWSYSGVRPLYNDGAKSATAATREYVLSLDDGAGHDEAPLLNVFGGKITTYRRLAENALAKLAGHFPQAGANWTAGVALPGGDFPHDGVADLRLRLGSAYPFLTGAQVIRLVRTYGTDSFALLGEAKAWADLGPDFGAGLTGAEVDWLMRREFARSAEDVLWRRTRLGLHMNEEDVAALASWMERAKRREVPAA; encoded by the coding sequence ATGGCATCGACAGAGTCTGACATGGCAGATCTCTTCGTCATCGGCGGCGGCATCAATGGCTGCGGGATTTCCCGCGATGCGGCCGGGCGCGGGCTTTCGGTTATTCTGGCCGAGCAGGGCGATCTTGCCCAGGCGACCTCTTCGGCCTCGACCAAGATGTTCCATGGCGGGCTGCGCTATCTGGAATATTTCGAATTCCATCTGGTGCGCGAGGCGCTGAAAGAGCGCGAGACGCTGCTGGCCGCCATGCCGCATATCAGCTGGCCGATGCGGTTCGTGCTGCCCTACAGCCCGGGGATGCGGTTCGAAAGTGAAACGCCGACCTCGCGGCTGCTGGGGGTGGTGATGCCCTGGATGAAGGGGCGCCGCCCGGCCTGGCTGATCCGGCTTGGCCTGTTCCTCTATGACACGCTGGGTGGGCGTAAAATCCTGCCGGGCACTAGCAAGCTTGATCTGAACACCGATCCAGCCGGGCGTTGGCTGAAGCCGGGCTTCGGCCTTGCCTGGGAATATTCCGATTGCTGGGTGCAGGATTCCCGGCTTGTCGTGCTTAATGCCCGCGATGCCGAGGCGCGTGGCGCAACGATCCTGACCCGGACACGGGTGGTCTCGGCCACGCGCAACGGCAGGTACTGGGACATCGTCACCGAAGGCGAGGGCGGGCGGAAGACCTGGCGCGCCCGTGGCCTAGTGAATGCGGGCGGACCCTGGGTCGAGGATATCATCCGCAACGTGGCCTGTGTGCCCTCGACCGAAGGGGTGCGGCTGGTGCGGGGCAGTCATATCGTCACCCGCAGGCTTTACGATCATGACCGCTGTTATTTCTTTCAGGGCAGCGACGGGCGGATCATTTTCGCCATTCCTTACGAGGACGATTTTACCTTGATCGGCACCACCGACAAGGACCATCAGGGCAGCCCGCTTGACGCCCGCTGCACCGATGAGGAACGCGATTACCTCTGTGCCTTTGCCAGCCAATATTTCGCGAAGCCGGTCACGGCGGAGGATGTGGTCTGGAGCTATTCCGGCGTCCGCCCGCTTTACAATGACGGGGCGAAATCGGCGACGGCGGCGACGCGGGAATATGTGCTCAGCCTGGATGATGGTGCCGGCCATGACGAGGCGCCGCTGCTGAATGTGTTCGGTGGCAAGATCACCACCTATCGCCGCCTGGCCGAGAACGCGCTGGCAAAGCTCGCCGGTCATTTTCCGCAGGCCGGCGCAAACTGGACGGCGGGCGTGGCGCTGCCGGGCGGGGATTTCCCACATGACGGCGTGGCAGATCTGCGGCTCAGGCTTGGCAGCGCCTATCCGTTCCTGACCGGCGCGCAGGTCATACGGCTGGTCCGCACGTATGGGACCGACAGTTTCGCCCTTCTGGGCGAAGCGAAGGCATGGGCGGATCTGGGCCCTGATTTCGGCGCCGGCCTGACCGGGGCAGAGGTCGACTGGCTGATGCGCCGCGAATTTGCCCGGAGCGCCGAGGATGTGCTTTGGCGCCGCACGCGGCTTGGACTGCATATGAATGAAGAAGATGTCGCGGCGCTTGCATCCTGGATGGAGCGCGCGAAACGTCGGGAAGTTCCGGCGGCCTGA
- the scpB gene encoding SMC-Scp complex subunit ScpB produces MAPRTAEPLDAEIAELPQALRWREWMARVEAVLFAASEPVGRDVLARVVGRDCALDLLIEDIAAELVGRPYEIARIAGGWQFRTRPQHAAAIRTARGEGDAVRDLTKNEALVLTIIAYMQPVTRGAISRLTGREVSRDLIARLHRQALIARGPHSPEPGAPYTYVTTPGFLVQFGLETLRDLPDLEALQDAGLLKPAGDIVLDLPIAGEVK; encoded by the coding sequence ATGGCCCCGAGAACCGCCGAGCCACTGGACGCCGAAATCGCCGAGTTGCCGCAGGCGCTGCGCTGGCGGGAATGGATGGCGCGGGTCGAGGCGGTGCTGTTCGCCGCCTCCGAGCCGGTGGGTCGGGATGTGCTGGCGCGGGTGGTCGGTCGTGACTGTGCGCTCGATCTGCTGATCGAGGACATTGCTGCCGAACTCGTGGGGCGTCCGTATGAGATTGCCCGCATCGCAGGCGGCTGGCAGTTCCGCACGCGGCCGCAACACGCGGCGGCGATCCGAACTGCGCGCGGTGAGGGTGACGCTGTCCGAGATCTCACGAAGAATGAAGCGCTCGTCTTGACCATAATCGCCTATATGCAGCCGGTGACACGTGGTGCGATCTCGCGACTGACCGGCCGCGAGGTTAGCCGTGATCTGATCGCACGGCTGCACCGCCAGGCCCTGATAGCTCGCGGCCCGCACAGCCCCGAACCCGGTGCGCCCTACACTTATGTCACCACGCCGGGGTTTCTGGTGCAGTTCGGGCTGGAAACCCTGCGCGATCTGCCGGACCTCGAGGCGTTGCAGGATGCAGGGCTGCTGAAGCCTGCGGGCGATATCGTGCTGGATCTGCCGATTGCGGGCGAGGTCAAGTAA